One genomic segment of Echeneis naucrates chromosome 18, fEcheNa1.1, whole genome shotgun sequence includes these proteins:
- the LOC115059239 gene encoding zinc finger protein basonuclin-2, with amino-acid sequence MRMTPDTEESIRCTVSSCSCVCFKPGSPKLRSCDRCGHSWVSHALEKLQAQPSSHGGPVEVALPGLVFDLSSLVLYGAQAIPVRLKILLDRLYSVLSTEQVGHILHTLGWTLGDYVRGYMLQFPGGKVLDRWTMVTPEEELLILKQFLRFGETRPIVELMTLQCLAAVSYLSDPELKLKSFNTFSEHNRGTARKSTADSCLVTGSWCFEKGGLPAPNDAIHHFENFPGGLSLLLPFHFPNSAFQCLVSPTKLTRCLPKPKLTDGGRGGQEIDPDLQQSKVEPALKIKVDPDRLNPSRPLWHLNAPEHRNQDLDPHSGLARPDDASSFVPMSSSLRPSLSCSSPPKIYQKVQSSSPSFPLLPSFSSSFLCPLPAPSFSSSLHPLPSSSSSLRLLPSSPCSLPSSSPSGGRKGRVCCGVCGKSFYDKGTLKIHYNAVHLKIKHRCTVEGCTMVFSSLRSRNRHSANPNPRLHTGASRDAQTHRNTHSETHKKEKEINTTLWQQDEDVHTFNLRRELNSQQHRSPPPSPQTTNQSDSPAPPPSTAPPTEQTNQLHTSQTGHAPFATTHCNNQLEGHQTSQRPQWDSDDPVPKKKPRKSSTPVKIERELEGRRISEEDE; translated from the exons ATGAGGATGACACCGGACACCGAGGAG tccaTCAGGTGCACAGTGTCcagctgcagttgtgtgtgtttcaaaccTGGAAGTCCAAAACTGCGTTCATGTGACCGCTGTGGACACAGCTGGGTGTCGCACG CTCTGGAGAAGCTTCAGGCCCAGCCGTCGTCCCACGGTGGCCCGGTGGAGGTGGCCCTGCCTGGGCTGGTGTTCGACTTGAGCTCCCTGGTTCTGTACGGAGCTCAGGCCATCCCCGTCCGTCTGAAGATCCTGTTGGACCGACTCTACAGCGTCctgagcacagagcag GTCGGCCACATTCTGCACACTCTGGGCTGGACGCTAGGAGATTATGTTCGAGGGTACATGCTGCAG TTTCCTGGAGGGAAAGTGTTGGACCGCTGGACGATGGTGACTCCTGAAGAGGAGCTCCTGATCCTCAAACAGTTCCTTCGTTTTGGAGAAACGCGGCCCATCGTCGAGCTGATGACGCTTCAGTGTTTGGCGGCAGTCAGTTACCTCTCTGATCCggagctgaagctgaagagCTTCAACACGTTCAGTGAGCACAACAGAGGGACGGCCAGGAAATCAACGGCAGACTCGTGTTTGGTGACGGGCAGCTGGTGTTTTGAGAAGGGTGGTCTGCCTGCCCCCAACGACGCCATCCACCATTTTGAAAACTTCCCGGGTGGACTGTCTTTGCTTCTGCCTTTCCATTTTCCAAATTCTGCCTTCCAATGTTTGGTTTCTCCCACAAAG CTGACGCGCTGCCTCCCGAAGCCCAAACTGACTgacggaggaagaggaggccaagAGATCGATCCAGACTTGCAGCAATCCAAAGTCGAACCGGCTTTAAAAATCAAAGTGGACCCCGACAGGCTGAACCCGAGCCGGCCGCTGTGGCATCTGAACGCTCCAGAGCACAGAAACCAGGATCTGGATCCTCACAGCGGTCTGGCCAGACCTGACGATGCCTCTTCGTTTGTCCCGATGTCTTCCTCTCTACGTCCCTCACTTTCCTGCTCGTCTCCTCCAAAGATTTACCAGAAGGTGCAAagctcctctccctccttccctcttctcccttccttctcctcctccttcctctgtccgcttcctgccccctccttctcttcctccctccaccctcttccatcctcctcctcctccctccgtcTCCTCCCATCTTCACCCTGTTCccttccttcatcttctccctctGGAGGTCGGAAAGGACGAGTCTGCTGTGGCGTTTGTGGAAAAAGCTTCTACGACAAAG gaaCACTGAAGATCCACTACAATGCCGTCCACCTGAAGATCAAACATCGCTGCACGGTGGAGGGTTGCACGATGGTCTTCAGCTCCCTGCGCAGCCGAAACCGTCACAGCGCCAACCCGAACCCACGGCTACACACCGGAGCCAGCAGAGACGCACAaacccacagaaacacacactctgaaacacacaaaaaggaaaaagaaatcaacaccACTCTTTGGCAGCAGGATGAAGATGTACACACATTTAACCTGAGACGTGAGCTGAACAGCCAACAGCACCGATCCCCCCCTCCGTCTCCTCAAACCACCAACCAGAGTGACtccccagctcctcctccctccactgCCCCCCCGACAGAACAGACTAACCAGCTACACACCAGCCAGACTGGCCACGCCCCCTTCGCCACCACACACTGCAACAACCAGCTTGAAGGACACCAAACCAGTCAGAGGCCACAGTGGGACTCAGATGACCCCGTCCCCAAAAAGAAGCCCAGGAAATCGAGCACGCCGGTGAAAATAGAGCGAGAACTTGAAGGGAGGAGGATCAGTGAGGAAGATGAGTGA
- the LOC115058653 gene encoding gastrula zinc finger protein XlCGF7.1-like: protein MVKEEVSPDPEDSESPLLKQEQEDQVPGPEETRNPLRPLQVKSEDKETKLQETFGAEDEDDDCGGSEPARSCDPQSPLHPDPDEEDSDPSDTEVSDNDCNETAVAELDVIIDEAGEKDRRSDSNEKHISCPECGKILKKRSYLKRHMKTHTGEKQHGCDVCGKRFLRKETLNVHMVVHTGEKPFSCDVCEKRYKQHWNLTVHKRVHTGEKPFNCSLCEKAFKRRGDLKMHMVVHTRERQFGCDTCGKRFLRRGDLRFHMLRHSGERPFGCSFCGKRFQRRDNLKSHMRLHAGEKPLGRRPK from the coding sequence ATGGTTAAAGAAGAAGTTTctccggatccggaggattcagagagcCCACTCctgaaacaggaacaggaggaccaggtaccaggaccggaggagaccaggaaccctcTGAGACCgcttcaggtgaagagtgaggacaAAGAGACAAAGCTTCAGGAGACCTTCGGAGCAGAAGATGAAGACGACGACTGTGGAGGATCTGAACCGGCCCGGAGCTGcgatccacagagtcctcttcatcCAGATCCAGATGAAGAGGACTCTGACCCCTCTGACACTGAAGTCAGTGACAATGACTGCAATGAAACCGCAGTGGCCGAGTTAGATGTGATCATAGATGAAGCTGGTGAGAAAGATAGAAGATCTGACAGCAAcgaaaaacacatcagctgtcCTGAGTGCgggaaaatattaaaaaaaaggtcgTATCTGAAGAGACACATGAAGacccacacaggagagaaacagcacggttgtgatgtttgtgggaaaagatttttGCGGAAGGAGACTCTTAATGTtcacatggtagtccacacaggagagaaaccattcagttgtgatgtttgtgagAAAAGATACAAACAACATTGGAACTTAACAGTACACAAAAGAGTTCACACAGGAGAAAAACCGTTTAactgcagtttgtgtgaaaAAGCGTTTAAGCGACGAGGAGATCTTAAAATgcacatggtagtccacacaaGAGAGAGACAGTTCGGTTGTGATActtgtgggaaaagatttctGCGACGAGGGGATCTCAGGTTTCACATGTTAagacattcaggagagagaccATTTGGCTGCTCGTTCTGTGGCAAAAGATTTCAGAGACGGGATaatcttaaatcacacatgaGACTCCACGCAGGAGAGAAACCATTAGGAAGAAGACCAAAGTGA
- the LOC115058642 gene encoding gastrula zinc finger protein XlCGF8.2DB-like: MVKEEVSPDPEDSESPLLKQEQEDQVPGPEETRNPLRPLQVKSEDKETKLQETFGAEDEDDDCGGSEPARSCDPQSPLHPDPDEEDSDPSDTEVSDNDCNETGVAELDVIIDEAGEKDRRSDSNEKHISCPECGKIFKKKLDLKRHMKNHTGERKHGCDVCGKRYKQQWHLTAHMRVHTGEKPFNCSLCEKSFKQKGELNMHMVVHTRERLFGCDTCGERFLRRANLKIHMITHSGERPFGCSFCGKRFKRGDYLKGHMRLHTGEKPFSCDVCGNTFTLKRNLKMHMKLHTGERPFSCDVCGKTFKIKRNLKLHMRVHTGEKPFGCDICGKRFYKRVSLTGHMKVHAEEKPLGWDACEEKDQSD; this comes from the coding sequence ATGGTTAAAGAAGAAGTTTctccggatccggaggattcagagagcCCACTCctgaaacaggaacaggaggaccaggtaccaggaccggaggagaccaggaaccctcTGAGACCgcttcaggtgaagagtgaggacaAAGAGACAAAGCTTCAGGAGACCTTCGGAGCAGAAGATGAAGACGACGACTGTGGAGGATCTGAACCGGCCCGGAGCTGcgatccacagagtcctcttcatcCAGATCCAGATGAAGAGGACTCTGACCCCTCTGACACTGAAGTCAGTGACAATGACTGCAATGAAACCGGAGTGGCCGAGTTAGATGTGATCATAGATGAAGCTGGTGAGAAAGATAGAAGATCTGACAGCAAcgaaaaacacatcagctgtcCTGAGTGcgggaaaatatttaaaaaaaagttggatcTGAAGAGACACATGAAGaaccacacaggagagagaaagcacggctgtgatgtttgtgggaaaagatacAAGCAACAATGGCATTTAACGGCACACATGAGAGttcacacaggagagaaaccgtttaactgcagtttgtgtgaaaAATCATTTAAGCAAAAGGGGGAACTTAACATgcacatggtagtccacacaaGAGAGCGGCTGTTCGGTTGTGATACTTGTGGAGAAAGATTTCTGCGACGAGCGAATCTGAAGATTCACATGATAACGCACTCAGGAGAGAGACCGTTCGGCTGCTCGTTTTGTGGCAAAAGGTTTAAGCGAGGGGATTATCTTAAAGGACACATGAGactccacacaggagagaaacccttcagctgtgatgtgtgtgGCAACACATTTACACTAAAGAGAAACCTTAAAATGCACATGAAACTCCACACcggagagagacccttcagctgtgatgtttgtgggaaaacatttaagaTAAAGAGAAACCTTAAATTGCACATGagagtccacacaggagagaaaccattTGGTTGTGACATCTGTGGGAAAAGATTTTACAAACGAGTGAGTCTCACGGGACACATGAAGGTCCACGCAGAAGAGAAACCATTAGGTTGGGACGCCTGTGAGGAAAAAGACCAAAGTGACTGA